aCTAAATgatcatttctccaaagaagataattAAATGGCTAATAAGCAGAAGAAATGGCTGTCAACATTAGTACTCATAGGGAAACGTAAATCGAAAGCACAGAGAAAAAGAACCTTGAACCTTTCAGATGGCTattattaacaaaaagaaaagaaagagaaagaaaaaattgtaaaagaaataaaaataagaacacttGTGTCCTATTTATGGGACTATACAATGTTTGACTTCTATGAGATTTGCTCCTTAAAAATTAACTACTAGATGATCCAATTCTATTTTTGTGCACAAACACAAATCAATTGAACTCATGGACTTTAATAGATGTGCACTCATGTATATGGCAACCTTATGTGTAATATCCAAAACACATAAGCAATTCAAGTGATCTACAACtaaagaacagatttttaaaatgtgatacatacatACCTAGGAATATTATCCAGTACTTGCGATGGATGAAGCTTGAGGACACTGTGTTAAGAAATATTAACCATGCACAAAAAGTTTAATACTAAATTAGTCCATTTATGTGAAGTACCTTAAAgtagtcaaattttaaaaatcatttggaatttttttcatgtgagatattttatgcttctttatttagttactcattatattacatatttaggAACTCATTGGTATTCATTTTATACTTTAAGATATATTtcaatattgtattatttatttccatgtcCAAATTATTTATAGCTTTGACTATGATGGGTTCTATCGGCCGACTCCAATTTCTCTGTCACATATGCTTATTAACGTATTTGCATTTTAGAATTCCCTACTTTCTGCCATTACATGATGCTCATATAATTTGTGCTCCAGACCAAAAATCAGCCATTACCTCGAGAACTCCTAATATTTCTGTTGGAGAATGTTACtaaaaataataccaatactctagacaattattgtttcttattcttttaaacaATGGCACTTATAGATCATTTTAGCACACTTAAATACAATAGGCCACCTCTTTTTCCCACAATGAGACAAATGGCTGGTTAATTCATTATCACAACTTATTTGTGTTTCTTAATTGGGAGGTGAGGGACCCTTTAGAGAACAACCTTTCCCCAGATTCCTGTGTTTAGCATCATTTATGTATAAATACTCCCCCCAGGATGGCAAAAGAGAAGCCTTCACAGCCAGAATTCTGTGTGATCATGGATTTAAGGAAATGGGTGAATCTGGGACTAATTTAGCTTGTCTTCTAAAATGTAGATGAGAATAAAAGCCTCAAGTTGCAAATTTAAAGTGAATCTGCTTCAGACAGAATTAGAGAAgcatttttaattctcatttaaatACATGACTCCCAAATTGccttgggaaggaaaaaaaaagcaactgaaCATACTTAACTTATAAAAGAGTTAGCAAAGCAAGGAAGAATTGCACTTGGAAGTAATTTAGTCATATTTAATAGTTGCAGAAATTAGTAAAATCAATGCCACAGCCAGTATCTAAGGCATGGTAGGCATTTGtggaagatagaaattctggagACTTCTCTGAGAGCACTACAatccaaggaaagaaaatggaaatagaaagCATGCACAGCAGTTGCTGATGGACATGGGCACTATTCTGTGGGTAAGGAATATTGGTAGACAGGGAGATGAGAAGCAAATGAAAACAGTAACTATTGCTGTGTTCCAGGAAAATATTTCAGGGTTCCCAGTGGTGATGATGTTGCAATggatacagtagaaggcaagcaTCCCTTCTCCTCTTGGCCATTGAGCATAGAAGAGTATGGAATGCCACTGCATTATATCTATAAGAAATATAGATATGAGGAACAGATGTAGTCCTCTTCCTTATGTTGCTTCATTCTAATTTACATCTTTCTTATCTATCTATGAAATTTACAAGTGTtaggttttttttatttgatattcacTTCTGTTTGAGTGCATGTGGAAAATCTCATGAAGGCAAGCAAACCTGTAGGTAATAACAATTTTGTGGTGTTTAGTGTGATCAAAGAGCACTGGATTACTAAGATACCCATGCAATTGACTCACCATCTCAATCAAGACTCTGGATCACAGTCCTACCTTGGGAATATCACAGTACTGCCTGCCTACACCAGAACATAAttgttaagaaaaaattatatgacaGTGTGAATAGAACTTCTACTAAGGTAAGGGGTTTCAGAGCTTTACTTTTAATGCATCAAGAATATAACACATTTTCACATGAATGTGGAGACTCTCATGCTGagtgaaattagccaaattcagaaactcaaaggtcaaatgtcttctctcatatgcagaaaccagaataaaataaaggaaagagggagggaagaataggatAACACAAAGAACCAATCAAGTGTAAATTAATAGATAagcaaaaagaaatcagaatagagaaaagagaatgcaggGGACAGAATTCttgaaggagaagagggaaaagggGGATCGTGAAGTGAAATTGATtttcatgtatgtatgaatatgttgtgatgaactcaactactatgtataactattaaggcttaattaaaaaaaagaatatgacacattttcaaattttaccatagtgaatactttttaaaactagGTCTTCCTCCAATCTCTGATGCCAAAAATACAATCTCCTCTCCAATTCGCAGACTATGAACACTTTGTAATCGCCTGATGTGAACAAAAATGTCACCATCTAAAGCATAcatatctatttcttttctttttatttttaataataatatcaacatttatttaatgattGTATTACAATATCTCATTGGTAATGCATATTTGAAACACAGTATAtgggttttaatattttaaaaaacttggagtcttggggctggggatgtggctcaagcggtagcgcgctcgcctggcatgcgtgtggcccaggttcgatccttagcaccacatacaaacaaagatgttgtgtccgccgagaactaagaaaaaataaataaatgttaaaattatctctctatctatccccctgtctctcactctctctaaaaaaaaaaaaaaaaaaaaaaaaaaaaaaaaaaaaaaaaaaacttggagtCTTATCATATGCTGCCTTTGCCTGTGGTACAACTATAGAAATTACATCTTAGTGAATGTGCCTTATAAGAAAATCCTTCTGATGTTGAAAAAGTCAACCTCCTTCCCCAGAACTGCTCtagattttgtaaattttaatttagaatatattttaaaggtccgtgtgtgtatgtgtgtacttgtgtgtataatttttaatgtttgcatAAAAATACCATTCCTGGTTCATTCAATCTCAAAGAGGCTGATATGGGCACTAAATTGTTATCTTTCACCTCCAGGGAAAGGGCTGTTAGGAAGTTCTTTGTGACCATTAGTGGCTATATAGTtgtataagaaatatattttagtatttattataaatactattatttatgaatatagaaaattaCCCCTTAAGAGATTGTGCCCATTTAAATCCCTATCAAGAATATTTAGAGATAACTGTTTTCCACATCTTTCTTATTAACtattaattaaaagatatttacttaaaaatcacaGTTTTAGTTCAAGAACTGAAAAGatatttctttggaattttaatttgaatatacttttcaataaaaattaggCTTCCTTATGATTCTTTCTAATAAGAAAAAGGGTGTCTTTTAAAATTGACACTTTGTCAATTCtgtatgtgttcttttttttaagttgaccTGTGAAATCCATTTAATTTGAAGCAAATATGCTTTCTTAAGTCAAGAGAtttttacacatattttattCACTTCATAATTAACTTTTGCTGTTGACTATGCCATTATTTAGAGAACATATGTGACAAGGTTCATAGAAAAATTTGTCCTGTATTTGGCATAGCCAAAACAAATGAATGaccattttatttctatcttttctccCTTGAAGTCAGGAAATGGAATACCTAATAATATCAGTTGTAATTCTATTGAAAGTTTCAGCTATAACTTGGAGAATTTACTGCTAACATTTCTAAAAATCCTTAGTCATGAACctgaaatttggaaaaatactCTTATTGATAtatgttttcctcttttcctttactTTAATGTGTCTCCTAGGGtctaaaaaaacatatttaaatattcagaaacataaagaattaaaaaaaatttaactatatATAACAATGTTATAAAAAATTGTAGATGCTGAATTTGGACATAAGATGTTTCAAGAGGTAAAGTAAATAGAGATTGACTTAGTTAAACAACAGATTAAACTAACTCTTGTTGGAATGGATCaatgtcttgttcattcacaaaATTTTGCTtaatgtttctattattttccgttctcttttctcctcttctattctctcctcttctcttcatGAAGACAATCTCAATGTTTAGaaagttatttattaatgttcagaatattttaaaaataaatatactaaacTGCATTAGCAGGTTCAAGAAGGTTAAAAGTATACTGAGGTAAATTCAttatctctgtttctctcttttcctctcactCATtgaatatgtgtgtttgtgtgaaaaAAGTTATCTTAAACGTTAAACAATCATTACTAAAATGTTCAACATGCTTATTCTATAACTACATTTTAATAGAAGCACCAGCTTCAAATTATGTGAATGTCTATTGAGATAAATAAAGCTTAAGCATTCTTTAGATTTTCAGTGCATCAACCTACTGTTGATAGCTCCTTCCTGAGGACTGATGGAACACATTCATCAGTTTGGAAATCTATCTACTCACACCAAGTACCCTAAATTTGCTTGATGAAGCAAttgcatttttattacattttctataTCTTATTTAATCATTGTCATATCCAATCTGGTAAATGCAGTAAAATAGTTTCTAGAAAATTCATGTTatccagaggggaaaaaaaatacccagaATGAAAAGTGATTGGAACCTATTGGGGGTTCTCATTGAAAGCACCTCTTATAAAGTTGTAGTTTAGTGACAAAGAATATGCATTCTACTTcaaattcagtatttattttatattttttcttttcttctttgcagaTTGTTTCAAACATGAGATATCCCCACACCAAATGAAACCATGTGGCAAAATAGTAATGTAACTGAGTTCATATTGCTAGGATTGACCCAGGATCCTTTGAGGCAGAAAATGGTGtttttcatcttcttaattttctaTATGGGGACTGTAGTGGGGAATACACTTGTTATTGTGACCATCAAATCCAGCAGGACACTTGAAAGCCCcatgtattatttcttattttatctgtcCTTTGCTGATTCCTGCTATTCAACATGCACAGCCCCTAAACTCATTGTGGATGCTCTCTCTGCAAAGAAAGTCATATCCTACAATGAGTGCATGACACAAATCTTTGCACTACACTTATTTGGCTGCATGGAGATCTTTGTCCTCATCCTCATGGCTGCtgatcgctatgtggccatctgtaagcCTTTGCATTACCCAAGGATCATGAGGAGGCAGGTCTGTCTCATCTTGATTGTCCTTGCCTGGATAGGGTCCTTTATGCATTCCATTGCTCAGATTATCCTGGCCTTGAGATTGCCCTTCTGTGGACCCAACTTGATTGACCATTATTGCTGTGATCTGCAGCCCTTGTTTAAAATCGCCTGCACAGACACTTACTTGCTGAATCTGCTGTTGGTGACTAACAGTGGGGCAATTTGCTTAGTCAGTTTAACAATTTTAACCATCTCATACATTGTCATCCTGCATTCTCTGAGAAATCACAGtgcagaagggaggaaaaaagcaCTATCCACTTGCACATCTCACATCATTGTTGTTGTCTTGTTCTTTGGTCcctgtatattcatatatacacgcCCCCCAACCACATTCCCCATGGACAAGATGGTGACAGTATTTTATACCATTGACACACCCTTCCTCAACCCACTCATCTACACACTGAGGAATGCAGAGGTGAAAAACGCCATGAGAAATCTGTGGCATGTTAAAACTACATCAGAAAGCAGGGGATGAATTGCGAGTCCAATCTCATGTTTATACATTTATGATATGACTGAATctctataaatattaaatgtgatAATTTGTGATAACTGTGAGAGtaatatgtacttatatataaGTTTGTGGGTTCTGAATATTGTTTAGATGATAAGCAGTATGAATTCCATAGTATCTTTTTTACAGAGCTGTTGTGAAATTTTAAGTCAGGTAGTTATAGAAAATATTCCGTCTCAACAGGTTATCATCCTTTCCAGCCACTATGGTTCTAGGGCCTGGCCACTTCTATACATTCTAAACTCATGTGCCGGCTTTCTTAGAGTTTTCTGTGTTTTGACCTCCGACTGTTAATGCCCCTGACCTCTTTAGTCTGACTCTTTCTTTCCCTGAAATTCCATTCTGGTACTTGTGAACATGACCTACAAGTCCGTCAATCTTTACTCTGATCTATCTGATCAGAAAACATTTATACCATCAGAGCAGCTGAAATTTATAAGTAGATATAAATAAAGTGCAACCATTTTATTGTGATTATCTCCTCCCTCTTTAAGGGATTCGAAATAAGTAGCAAGTGTCTTCTTGAACATTCACAGACAAAGGAATCTTTTAGTATCTAAAGTGCCCTTGTCATTTATGACTGGATTGCCTTTGGAAAGTTCCACATTTTCAAATAAGAGGTTCTTTTCATATAAAGTTATTCTAACCTATATATTTCTAATCAAAACattgtgagttttttttaaagctaatgcTGAAAAGCCTTGAGATATTCAGGTTTTCTTACAAAATTAATGTTTACCATTTGTAGCAAAAGACCCTCTAAATCTAAGTTAAATAAAAGTACAATAATGGGCATTGTGAAAGCTAAATAAAACTAGAGATAGAGAGATACAACATGTTTTCTcagactgaagagcagaaaggTAGAAACTGACGTGAACCCCAAAGTGATAGGatctattttatttgaagtgAATGATGTTGATGAAATTACCATGGAAATTCAGAAATACAGCACTTGTGTCTAGAGAGTAGGCTCAGGGAGAACTCACTACTATTGTGCaaagcccctttctctctccatttatACTGCTATGTCCCctttctttatttgttatttttctatgcCATTGTGTTGTGTGTATAGCTTCACAAATTAAAATGTCCATTGTTTTTCATGCCAAGAATGGGAAAAAGGACAGGTGAACAGTTGTACCTTAGAGGCCTAGGCTTCAgattatattctgaaaattaaaaattctttgacttcaGTGTAGAGAATTGTACCACATTTTTAGTAATGCTTACCAaattccatattatttttaatactgtgccttataatttatttattaaacattaatCATTTAATATTTGTAGCCTTTCAATAATTCTTGTCACAGAATCTTCAATTACAGATTTTTCATGCTCTGACCTTAACATACTTTTTGACTTACCCTGAACTTTATTTGCTTTGCTGCTCCTATAGCCAAAATGAATTCCTTATTATTCTTTGAAtgttcttttcttatttgaattTGACACAGTTATTCTCCTCCttagtttatacctaaaggatttaaaattcacatactacagtgacagagccacataagtgtttatagcagcacaattcacaaaagccaagttaTGAAAGCAACCTAAGTACCCTACAACagatgaacagaaaaagaaaaatgtgctatatatacacagtgggatattactcagccataaagaagaatgaaattatggcatttgctggtaaatggatggatctggagactatcatgctaaatgtaTAAACCAGTTCCAAAAcatcaaaggcagaatgttctctctgatatttggatgctaacccataacaagggtggggaagaacagaagttcattggataagaaaaagaggaacaaagggAAGAgtggggagatgggaataggaaagacagaagaatgaatcaaacaactttcctatccttatatgtgaatacaccaccagtgtgactccacattatgtacaaccacaatagtGGGAccctaattggaacaagttattccatgtgtgtataatatataaaaatgtgctgTACTGTCACGTGTGTCTAGCaagaacaaaaactaaaaatagtacTCTGCCTTATAATTGAAAATTCTTACCACTATTCACCATATCTTACTGCCACAACTGGTTGTTTTAAAGTTAATTCATGCATAAAGGGAGTAATACACTTTATACTTTATAGACCCTGAAATGAATTGATTCTGTGATAGACTTATCTAATTTACTCATATATAATacaagccacacacacacacaaacacacacaccagagGATTCATAGAgctttgcattttagaaaaataaatcaagatcagaggtagattaaaaaaaatgaaatattcttaaaatgtagaggaaaatgaatagatTATACAACAAGAAATACCtctataaggaaagaaaatttaaatagttcTATGTGATTCAAAGCACCATTAATATGTATGattattatttgtcatttaaaaaataaaaaaaatcttctgataaaatgaaggaaaattaacATAATAAATCTAGGATTCCATAAACATCCAATGAATAAGTTCACAGTGACCAGTTCACTCATATTAATACACCTAAAACCATGATTTCAAACTATCCTTTCACTTGAAGAATAAGGAGAGGGTCTAATAtgtatcagattttttttgttattgttgttaccaCATAATTATGTCACACAAAAATATACGAAGTTATCTATATCTATtaaggaattaaaaatgaaaataaaaagtttagagaaatgaataaatttcctGAGAATTGTcagaataatgttttattttattaatttcttaattatatttatgATTGGTTGTtataattatgtttattatta
This portion of the Ictidomys tridecemlineatus isolate mIctTri1 chromosome 4, mIctTri1.hap1, whole genome shotgun sequence genome encodes:
- the LOC144376757 gene encoding olfactory receptor 4C11-like yields the protein MWQNSNVTEFILLGLTQDPLRQKMVFFIFLIFYMGTVVGNTLVIVTIKSSRTLESPMYYFLFYLSFADSCYSTCTAPKLIVDALSAKKVISYNECMTQIFALHLFGCMEIFVLILMAADRYVAICKPLHYPRIMRRQVCLILIVLAWIGSFMHSIAQIILALRLPFCGPNLIDHYCCDLQPLFKIACTDTYLLNLLLVTNSGAICLVSLTILTISYIVILHSLRNHSAEGRKKALSTCTSHIIVVVLFFGPCIFIYTRPPTTFPMDKMVTVFYTIDTPFLNPLIYTLRNAEVKNAMRNLWHVKTTSESRG